A portion of the Cryptomeria japonica chromosome 5, Sugi_1.0, whole genome shotgun sequence genome contains these proteins:
- the LOC131050351 gene encoding pathogenesis-related protein PR-1-like has protein sequence MSRIWQLLILFVVLRSVEGVHNSSKVAEEFLVPQNEARKEVGVPPLSWSRKLTTYARNYARERRGDCVAQRSEGSPYGENIFWGSGKHWKPEQAVKAWVEEKKWYHYSSNTCTGPDCSHYTQIVWRTTTRVGCAIIKCNSGNTFITCNYDPPGNYADSRPY, from the coding sequence ATGTCTCGAATTTGGCAGTTACTCATCCTCTTTGTAGTGTTAAGGTCTGTGGAAGGTGTGCACAACAGTTCTAAGGTTGCAGAGGAGTTCCTGGTTCCCCAGAATGAGGCAAGAAAGGAAGTTGGGGTTCCACCGCTTTCATGGAGCCGCAAGCTCACCACTTATGCTCGTAATTATGCGAGAGAGAGAAGGGGCGACTGCGTTGCTCAACGTTCAGAAGGATCGCCCTACGGCGAAAACATATTCTGGGGCAGTGGCAAACATTGGAAACCTGAGCAAGCAGTAAAAGCGTGGGTGGAGGAAAAGAAGTGGTATCATTATTCTAGTAATACTTGTACAGGCCCTGACTGCTCTCACTACACTCAGATCGTTTGGCGTACCACTACTAGAGTCGGTTGTGCTATAATCAAATGTAACAGCGGTAATACTTTCATCACCTGCAACTATGACCCACCGGGTAACTATGCTGATTCCAGGCCCTATTGA
- the LOC131050352 gene encoding pathogenesis-related protein PR-1-like, whose protein sequence is MSRLCQLVLLVFLVGLLSRVHGLTNSQLVAQFLNPQNKASKAVGVPLLKWNSRAATYARNYGRQRKNDCLLQHSEGSPYGQNIFWGEGPNWTPRHAMNAWIDERNWYIHASNTCTGPDCTHYTQIVWATTTSVGCSIMKCKSRDTWVICSYDPPGNYIGARPY, encoded by the coding sequence ATGAGTCGACTTTGCCAGTTAGTCCTGCTCGTGTTTTTGGTGGGATTATTAAGCCGTGTACATGGCTTGACTAACTCGCAGCTCGTTGCTCAATTTCTTAATCCGCAGAACAAGGCGAGCAAAGCCGTTGGGGTTCCTCTGCTTAAATGGAACAGCAGGGCTGCAACTTATGCTCGTAATTATGGTAGACAAAGAAAAAATGACTGCCTACTTCAGCATTCAGAAGGATCACCCTACGGTCAAAATATCTTCTGGGGAGAAGGCCCAAATTGGACACCTCGACATGCAATGAATGCATGGATTGATGAGAGGAACTGGTATATCCATGCCAGTAACACTTGCACAGGCCCAGATTGCACACACTATACTCAGATTGTGTGGGCCACAACCACAAGTGTTGGGTGTTCTATCATGAAATGTAAGAGCAGGGACACATGGGTTATATGCAGCTATGATCCCCCAGGCAACTATATTGGTGCTAGGCCTTATTGA